The Panicum hallii strain FIL2 chromosome 9, PHallii_v3.1, whole genome shotgun sequence genome has a window encoding:
- the LOC112875451 gene encoding GABA transporter 1-like, producing MSSPATAGGGGAPEDQGAGGEVGVEQGGRGTWRHAAFHVATTIATPAAYAPLPFAVASLGWPLGVCSLVVGTLVTWCSSLVVASLWQWNGEKHTSYRLLAKSIFGPWGYWYVSVFQQVASVGNNIAIQIAAGSSLKAVYKHYHTAADSAMTLQQFIILFGAFELLLSQLPDIHSLRWVNAICTASTVGFAGTTIGVTICDGYRNDRKEVSYSLQGNTATKIFRAFNALGTIAFSFGDAMLPEIQSTVREPVRANMYKGVSAAYTIIVMSYWTLAFSGYWAFGSQVQPYILSSLTAPRWAIVMANLFAVIQIAGCFQIYCRPTFAHFEERLHAKNRSCRSCLWRLMHTSAYMTVITLVSAAMPFFGDFVSICGAVGFTPLDFVLPGLALLKTSKLPDNLGSQYTVKVLSVAVAILFSIIGVLACIGAIRSITLDVRTYKFFHDI from the exons ATGTCGTCACCGGCGACGGCGGGAGGTGGTGGCGCGCCGGAGGATCAGGGGGCAGGCGGCGAGGTCGGCGTGGAGCAGGGAGGGCGAGGCACGTGGCGGCACGCGGCCTTCCACGTCGCGACGACGATCGCCACGCCGGCGGCCTACGCCCCCTTGCCCTTCGCCGTCGCCTCCCTTGGCTGGCCTCTTG GTGTTTGCAGCTTGGTTGTTGGGACACTGGTTACATGGTGCTCAAGCTTGGTTGTGGCCTCGCTGTGGCAGTGGAATGGAGAGAAGCACACCAGCTACCGGCTACTTGCAAAGAGCATCTTTG GTCCCTGGGGCTACTGGTATGTGTCGGTCTTCCAGCAGGTGGCATCGGTGGGCAACAACATTGCAATCCAGATCGCAGCCGGCAGCAGCCTCAAGGCTGTGTACAAGCACTACCACACCGCCGCCGACAGCGCAATGACCCTGCAGCAGTTCATCATTCTCTTCGGTGCATTCGAGCTGCTCCTCTCCCAGCTCCCTGATATCCATTCACTCCGGTGGGTCAATGCTATCTGCACTGCCAGCACCGTCGGATTTGCAGGGACAACCATTGGTGTCACAATTTGTGATG GGTATCGGAACGACAGAAAGGAAGTCAGTTACAGTCTTCAAGGAAACACTGCAACTAAGATCTTCAGAGCTTTCAACGCACTGGGCACCATAGCATTCTCCTTTGGTGATGCTATGCTGCCAGAAATTCAG AGTACTGTGCGTGAACCGGTGAGGGCAAACATGTACAAAGGTGTCTCGGCTGCGTACACGATCATCGTCATGTCCTACTGGACCCTGGCATTCAGTGGCTACTGGGCATTCGGTTCTCAAGTCCAGCCCTACATCCTGTCCTCCCTGACTGCTCCAAGATGGGCAATTGTAATGGCAAACCTTTTTGCAGTCATTCAGATAGCAGGTTGCTTTCAG ATATACTGCAGGCCAACATTTGCGCACTTTGAAGAGCGGCTTCACGCGAAGAACAGGAGCTGCAGATCCTGCCTGTGGCGGCTGATGCACACTTCTGCATACATGACAGTGATCACCCTCGTCTCCGCAGCAATGCCATTCTTTGGGGACTTTGTATCTATCTGTGGAGCAGTTGGGTTCACCCCTCTGGACTTTGTGCTGCCTGGATTGGCACTTCTGAAGACCAGTAAGCTGCCTGATAACCTAGGATCGCAGTATACTGTGAAGGTGCTCAGCGTTGCTGTCGCCATCTTGTTCTCGATCATAGGTGTGCTTGCATGCATCGGCGCCATCAGATCGATCACACTTGATGTCAGAACCTATAAGTTCTTCCATGATATATGA
- the LOC112876507 gene encoding myosin-binding protein 1-like, whose product MAAKTGSGSQDCFWHRFWPMLSYACGELFVIILLYVAALASYAATRLAHICGLKVPCIFCTRLDHALHGRVWFSADLVCTAHRSEISSLAYCKSHDQLARSDDLCKTCLLACKAVGGSEEASSSSRSRSRGLCSCCSELFKNTHNAQKHSETANAVECRSHVYASDNIVAMTPRVVPEQVPADHPKEKAFVVGIEEHHESDGQSRKDSGPSANAGTAKPATYRSAAPTCIAVDRNTSVKNVLASRANLTSPRPSEIISARDSNSTTQQEVKALLSQMSSVRGLDSSLSEGTPRPGINVQTEEGNPTSKKPSLDRNYSVLEPSDGSLTDDIEGESSLENVKKQLELNKKSMAALYKELEEERSASAVAASQTMAMINRLQEEKAAMQMEALQYLRMMEQQADHDHEAIQNLHDLLTEREKELLDMDAELANCRRLLESEPFNGARLDAIDTMNNTIGDRNLAFEFVNGLDFVRSTMSRFEDEKAYILESLSRLEENLGISTNRLASDEISQEDLLFEDHTRADGRYRENSQLDEHMSGESTSDQQHGGHEIVEDNKDKCPCSPSHNDNMGGVAGLKNEISLLNIRLMALEVDQEFLKQVLSSLQCGSDGLRCIQEITSHLAELRRVAIQ is encoded by the exons ATGGCTGCGAAAACCGGCTCAGGATCACAGGACTGCTTctggcaccggttctggcccaTGCTGTCATACGCTTGTGGCGAGCTTTTCGTGATCATACTGCTATATGTGGCGGCTTTGGCATCATACGCAGCGACAAGGCTGGCGCACATCTGCGGGCTCAAGGTGCCATGCATCTTCTGCACAAGGCTGGACCATGCCCTCCATGGCAGGGTGTGGTTCTCAGCGGATTTGGTTTGCACCGCGCATCGCTCAGAGATCTCATCTTTGGCTTACTGCAAGAGCCATGACCAGCTTGCACGCTCTGATGATCTCTGCAAAACATGCCTCCTCGCATGCAAAGCTGTAGGTGGCAGTGAGGAGGCTAGCTCTAGCTCCAGATCGAGGTCAAGAGGGTTGTGTTCTTGCTGCTCGGAGCTATTCAAGAATACCCACAATGCTCAGAAGCATTCCGAAACTGCCAATGCTGTGGAGTGTAGGAGCCATGTTTATGCAAGTGACAACATTGTTGCTATGACACCCAGGGTTGTGCCTGAACAAGTCCCTGCAGATCATCCAAAAGAGAAGG CTTTTGTGGTCGGTATTGAGGAACACCATGAATCAGATGGACAGTCTAGAAAGGACAGTGGTCCTTCTGCAAATGCTGGGACAGCAAAGCCAGCAACATATAGATCTGCTGCACCAACATGCATTGCTGTCGACCGCAACACCAGTGTAAAAAATGTGCTAGCGTCTAGGGCCAACTTGACATCTCCTCGGCCATCAGAAATCATCTCTGCCAGGGACAGCAATTCAACAACTCAGCAAGAAGTGAAGGCACTCCTTTCCCAGATGTCTTCTGTTAGGGGCCTTGACAGTTCTTTGAGTGAAGGGACTCCTAGGCCTGGTATCAATGTTCAGACTGAAGAAGGCAATCCTACGAGCAAGAAACCATCTCTTGATAGGAATTATTCTGTGCTGGAACCTTCAGACGGGAGCCTCACTGATGATATCGAAGGGGAAAGTTCTCTTGAGAATGTAAAGAAGCAGCTCGAGCTCAACAAGAAGTCAATGGCTGCTCTCTACAAAGAGCTTGAGGAAGAACGGAGCGCTTCAGCGGTTGCAGCTAGCCAGACGATGGCCATGATCAATAGATTGCAGGAGGAAAAGGCTGCAATGCAGATGGAAGCACTGCAATACCTGAGGATGATGGAACAGCAGGCTGACCATGACCATGAAGCAATACAGAATCTACATGATTTACTTACAGAGAGGGAGAAAGAATTACTCGACATGGATGCTGAACTTGCAAACTGCCGGAGGCTTCTAGAGAGCGAGCCATTCAATGGTGCACGACTTGATGCCATTGACACAATGAACAACACAATAGGTGACAGGAATCTGGCATTTGAATTCGTGAATGGCCTGGATTTTGTGAGGAGCACCATGTCACGTTTCGAAGATGAAAAGGCATATATTTTAGAATCCTTGAGCAGATTGGAGGAAAATCTCGGCATTTCCACAAACAGACTTGCTTCTGATGAAATCAGTCAAGAGGACCTACTGTTTGAAGATCATACAAGAGCTGATGGCCGGTACAGGGAGAATTCTCAGTTGGATGAACATATGAGCGGTGAATCAACTTCAGATCAGCAACATGGAGGACATGAAATAGTTGAGGACAACAAGGATAAATGTCCATGTTCTCCTTCACACAATGACAATATGGGTGGTGTAGCAGGTCTTAAGAATGAAATTTCGCTGTTGAATATAAGACTGATGGCACTTGAAGTTGATCAGGAGTTTCTCAAGCAGGTATTGAGTTCCCTCCAATGTGGCAGTGATGGACTGCGGTGTATACAGGAGATAACCAGCCATTTAGCAGAGCTGCGAAGAGTTGCAATTCAGTGA
- the LOC112877170 gene encoding flowering locus K homology domain-like: MAKMQSSSKEQEVHKVAGKSHEQSPLKQGSVDDEDSGGTTPFAGENRYPGWPGTSVFRMLIPSHKVGAIIGHKGERVRRLCEETKACVRIIGGHLCAAEQAVIIFGKEQPDEPLPPAMDALLRVYQQTIKDDDLDVGSNSTIVTRILTPREQATSLIGEQGAMISSIMQASQTNIRVLDGDLPPVALEEDRVIEIWGLPAGVHKALKLVASHLRKYLVDRSVIPLFDRHVPMPILHTDMPLCHYIDHPDGPVRAVSPGYHSVCAEDFHCEPWSDTSYSRVRHPIENVLHADTFEHRWETSTSFRQYRSVTPPHHARSAYWPEASSPMEAYHSAPMELHSHCSLIHGWHATPISPTASVERVRSLISVYGQQAHPRRQTYQSDEMNKHPRFGKSLHLSEAHPTRVSPSDATELPPNSGISACGREASPTFRMCPPTTVENLLHCRVSAYGPEAPQHQAAPSSTSRSAAVASQVKKKMQVPIFYAEAVIGPSGERIEYIRRTSRSSILINNSEESVMSIEITGSAATDVLTAEQLIKNFMAEAAAASPGHSFDFIPSYLPASRSPIANILTTEKSSVTLPEQRLQMIY; encoded by the exons ATGGCTAAGATGCAGTCAAGTTCCAAGGAGCAAGAGGTTCATAAAGTGGCAGGCAAATCCCATGAGCAGAGTCCCCTGAAACAAGGCTCTGTTGATGATGAAGACTCTGGTGGTACCACCCCCTTTGCTGGTGAAAACAGGTATCCTGGTTGGCCTGGAACCAGTGTCTTCAGGATGCTGATTCCTTCTCATAAAGTCGGTGCGATAATTGGCCACAAAGGTGAAAGGGTTAGAAGACTGTGTGAGGAAACAAAAGCCTGTGTCCGAATTATAGGCGGCCATCTTTGTGCGGCAGAGCAAGCT GTAATCATTTTTGGAAAGGAGCAGCCTGATGAGCCATTACCTCCGGCCATGGATGCACTACTAAGAGTATATCAGCAAACAATTAAAGATGATGATTTAGATGTGGGATCCAATAGTACGATTGTGACACGGATTCTTACACCAAGAGAACAGGCAACAAGCCTTATTGGTGAGCAGGGTGCAATGATAAGTTCAATCATGCAAGCTTCTCAAACCAATATCCGTGTCCTTG ATGGTGACCTGCCGCCTGTTGCACTGGAAGAAGATAGGGTTATTGAAATATGGGGACTGCCTGCAGGAGTGCATAAGGCTTTGAAGCTTGTTGCTTCTCATCTGAGGAAGTATCTAGTTGATCGGAGTGTCATCCCATTGTTTGACCGTCAT GTCCCTATGCCAATATTACACACGGACATGCCTCTATGCCACTACATTGACCATCCTGATGGCCCTGTGCGCGCAGTTAGTCCAGGCTATCACTCTGTATGTGCTGAAGATTTTCATTGTGAACCATGGAGTGACACTTCCTATTCGAGGGTCAGGCATCCTATCGAAAATGTTCTACATGCTGATACATTTGAACATAGATGGGAGACATCTACATCATTCAGGCAATATCGATCGGTTACACCACCACACCATGCTAGAAGTGCATATTGGCCAGAAGCATCTTCACCTATGGAGGCATATCATTCAGCTCCTATGGAATTACATTCACACTGCAGCCTCATACATGGATGGCATGCAACTCCAATTAGTCCAACAGCTTCTGTTGAAAGAGTTCGCTCCCTTATATCTGTGTATGGACAACAAGCACATCCACGGAGACAGACATATCAATCAGATGAAATGAATAAACATCCACGCTTCGGAAAATCTTTACATTTAAGTGAAGCTCATCCAACCAGGGTGTCACCATCAGATGCTACTGAACTACCTCCAAATTCTGGTATTTCTGCATGTGGACGAGAAGCATCTCCAACCTTCAGGATGTGTCCACCAACTACTGTGGAAAATCTTCTACACTGTCGTGTATCTGCATATGGGCCAGAAGCACCACAACATCAGGCTGCGCCTTCATCAACCAGTCGGTCTGCAGCAGTTGCTTCTCAG GTTAAGAAGAAGATGCAAGTCCCAATATTCTATGCTGAAGCTGTAATTGGCCCATCTGGTGAAAGAATTGAGTACATTCGTCGTACCAGCAGGTCGAGCATTTTGATAAACAATTCTGAGGAGAGCGTAATGTCTATTGAGATCACTGGAAGTGCTGCAACAGATGTTCTAACTGCAGAACAGCTGATTAAG AACTTTATGGCTGAAGCAGCTGCCGCCTCCCCTGGTCATAGTTTCGACTTCATTCCATCATATTTGCCAGCATCCAGATCTCCCATTGCTAATATTCTTACTACTGAGAAAAGCAGTGTCACTTTGCCAGAACAGCGCCTGCAAATGATATACTGA